From Rhizobium sp. NZLR1, a single genomic window includes:
- a CDS encoding response regulator, translating to MDTPGPKVAIVDDDEVVRRALRRMIASLAYSPIEFGSGEAFLAELPNTKFACALIDMYMPGLNGIDIVGRMRSEGRDIPSIIITGGDEPKLEARCFKAGAAGYMVKPIERDAIGEAIRTLLQ from the coding sequence ATGGATACGCCGGGACCCAAGGTCGCGATTGTGGATGACGATGAGGTTGTTCGTCGCGCGCTGCGGCGAATGATAGCTTCGCTTGCCTATTCTCCGATCGAGTTCGGGTCCGGCGAAGCGTTCCTTGCTGAACTTCCAAATACGAAGTTTGCTTGCGCTCTAATCGACATGTATATGCCCGGCCTCAACGGAATCGACATTGTAGGAAGGATGCGGTCCGAAGGACGAGACATCCCTTCTATCATCATAACAGGCGGCGATGAGCCGAAGTTGGAAGCGCGCTGCTTCAAGGCAGGAGCCGCAGGATATATGGTCAAACCGATCGAACGTGACGCCATCGGCGAAGCAATACGGACATTGCTGCAATAA
- a CDS encoding MBL fold metallo-hydrolase, which yields MNLETKMSLENTAHSGRPRPDELVPSRYAVRIGEIEVLVVSDGVLPLPTAMLGHNADPAARAAWLKDMFLPPDAFDWALNVVVVRSGDQTILLDAGLGVDPDLHLPRAGQLIKRLEAAGIDLASVTDVVLTHMHMDHIGGLLVDGVKDQLRPDLRIHVAAAEVKFWEAPDFSRVSMPAGFPDALRAAAKRFAKEYRSHLRLFDEEYEVAPGVVVHRTGGHTPGHSVVRLASGSERLMFAGDAVFAVGFEHPDWYNGFEHDPEEAARVRVRLLRELAETGEQLVATHLPFPSVGRVAVDGDAFRWVPAFWDY from the coding sequence ATGAACCTTGAGACAAAGATGAGCCTGGAAAACACCGCACACTCTGGCAGACCTCGGCCCGACGAGTTGGTTCCGTCGCGCTACGCGGTGCGGATCGGCGAGATTGAGGTGCTGGTGGTCAGCGATGGAGTGTTACCGCTGCCAACTGCGATGCTGGGACACAACGCCGATCCGGCCGCCCGAGCGGCCTGGCTGAAAGACATGTTCCTGCCGCCGGACGCTTTCGACTGGGCGCTGAACGTGGTCGTGGTGCGCAGCGGCGACCAGACCATCCTCCTCGACGCCGGGCTGGGGGTCGACCCGGACTTGCACTTGCCGCGGGCCGGGCAGCTGATCAAGCGACTGGAGGCCGCCGGCATCGATCTCGCGTCGGTGACCGACGTGGTGCTGACCCACATGCACATGGACCACATTGGCGGGCTACTCGTCGACGGGGTGAAGGACCAGCTGCGCCCCGACCTGCGGATCCACGTGGCGGCGGCCGAGGTCAAGTTCTGGGAGGCGCCCGATTTCTCCCGGGTCTCCATGCCGGCGGGGTTCCCGGACGCGCTTCGGGCGGCCGCAAAGCGGTTCGCGAAAGAGTACCGCAGCCATTTGCGGCTGTTCGATGAGGAGTACGAGGTGGCGCCGGGCGTGGTCGTTCATCGCACCGGCGGCCACACCCCCGGGCACAGCGTGGTCCGCCTGGCGTCCGGCAGCGAACGGCTGATGTTTGCCGGCGACGCCGTGTTCGCGGTCGGGTTTGAACACCCCGACTGGTACAACGGCTTCGAACACGACCCCGAGGAGGCGGCTCGCGTTCGGGTCCGTCTTTTGCGGGAACTGGCGGAGACCGGCGAGCAACTGGTGGCCACTCACCTGCCGTTCCCGTCCGTTGGCCGGGTGGCGGTCGACGGCGACGCCTTTCGTTGGGTGCCGGCCTTCTGGGACTACTGA
- a CDS encoding cytochrome c biogenesis CcdA family protein, whose amino-acid sequence MSIADISLWSALIAGALSFLSPCVLPLVPPYLCYMAGISVEQFRGGGAVAVAPDVRRGVLFSALLFTLGFATVFVALGAGASGIGMALRQHLDLLSKLGGLIIIVMGLNFLGLFRIGVLAREARFQGGGKPATLTGAYVMGLAFAFGWTPCIGPVLGAILGVAASRETVGSGAGLLAVYSLGLAIPFWIAAGFSGAFMRFLSRFRRHLGTVEKVMGVFLVLTGLAFLFGWVSDVAIWFQQTFPILMQIG is encoded by the coding sequence GTGTCGATTGCCGATATTTCCCTGTGGAGCGCGCTGATTGCCGGGGCGCTTTCCTTTCTTTCGCCCTGCGTGCTTCCCCTCGTCCCACCCTATCTCTGCTATATGGCCGGCATTTCGGTCGAGCAGTTCCGTGGCGGCGGTGCGGTTGCCGTCGCGCCCGATGTCCGGCGCGGCGTGTTGTTCTCCGCCCTGCTGTTCACGCTCGGCTTTGCCACGGTCTTCGTGGCGCTCGGCGCCGGCGCCTCCGGCATCGGCATGGCGCTTCGCCAGCATCTCGACCTGTTATCGAAGCTCGGCGGGCTGATTATCATCGTCATGGGGCTGAATTTCCTCGGCCTCTTCCGCATCGGGGTCCTTGCCCGCGAGGCGCGTTTCCAAGGCGGCGGCAAGCCGGCGACGCTGACGGGGGCCTATGTCATGGGCCTTGCCTTCGCCTTCGGCTGGACGCCTTGCATCGGCCCTGTGCTCGGCGCGATCCTCGGTGTCGCCGCCTCGCGCGAGACGGTCGGCTCCGGCGCCGGGCTGCTTGCCGTCTATTCCCTCGGCCTGGCAATCCCCTTCTGGATCGCCGCCGGATTTTCCGGCGCCTTCATGCGCTTCCTGTCGCGCTTCCGCCGGCATCTCGGCACGGTGGAAAAGGTGATGGGTGTCTTCCTGGTGCTGACCGGCCTTGCCTTCCTGTTCGGATGGGTCAGCGACGTGGCCATCTGGTTTCAGCAGACCTTCCCGATTCTGATGCAGATCGGCTAG
- a CDS encoding AraC family transcriptional regulator, with amino-acid sequence MKAALQNYHDRMQRVLDYIDRHLDDDLDLETVSGVAAFSKFHFHRQFTATFGLSVYRYIQLARMKRASHRLAYRDAQSVTDIAMDAGYDAPDAFARAFRQRFGQSPSSFRKSPDWEPWLAAFGPLDNARSKRMQKTFTTDDVTIRNVPPTPVAIIEHRGDPATLGATIQRFIAWRQAAGLHPKTNPTFNVWRSERRPASPADYSVDLCVGTDQPIEPNGAQVKAGEIPGGRCAVLRIVGNTDNLEPAALYLYRDWLPVSGEEARDFPIYCQRLSFFPEVAEHEAVAELFLPLK; translated from the coding sequence ATGAAGGCGGCGCTTCAAAACTACCATGACCGGATGCAGCGGGTGCTTGACTACATAGATCGGCATCTGGACGACGATCTGGACCTGGAAACGGTGAGCGGTGTTGCGGCGTTCTCGAAGTTTCATTTCCACCGGCAGTTCACGGCGACCTTCGGTCTATCCGTGTATCGTTATATCCAGCTTGCCCGGATGAAGCGCGCTTCGCACCGGCTGGCCTACAGGGATGCCCAAAGTGTCACCGATATAGCGATGGATGCCGGTTACGATGCACCTGATGCCTTCGCCCGCGCCTTTCGGCAACGGTTCGGGCAATCGCCTTCGTCGTTCCGGAAATCTCCCGACTGGGAGCCGTGGCTTGCGGCCTTCGGGCCCCTCGACAACGCAAGGAGCAAGCGCATGCAGAAGACTTTTACCACTGACGACGTGACGATTCGCAATGTGCCTCCGACACCGGTGGCGATTATCGAGCATCGGGGCGACCCGGCGACGCTCGGCGCCACCATCCAGCGGTTCATCGCCTGGCGCCAGGCCGCCGGCCTGCACCCCAAGACAAATCCGACCTTCAATGTCTGGCGGTCCGAGCGGCGCCCTGCCTCGCCTGCCGATTACAGCGTGGACCTCTGTGTCGGGACCGACCAACCGATCGAGCCGAACGGCGCGCAGGTCAAGGCCGGCGAAATCCCCGGCGGACGTTGCGCGGTGCTGCGCATCGTCGGCAACACCGACAATCTGGAGCCCGCCGCGCTCTATCTTTATCGCGACTGGCTTCCGGTGAGCGGCGAGGAAGCACGCGACTTCCCGATCTATTGCCAGCGGCTGAGCTTCTTTCCGGAGGTGGCGGAGCATGAGGCGGTCGCGGAACTGTTTTTGCCGCTGAAATAG
- a CDS encoding CsbD family protein, whose protein sequence is MDWNRVEGNWKQAKGKIKEQWGKLTDDDLDQIAGKRDQLEGKIQERYGIEKDRIRNDVDDWYGRQTW, encoded by the coding sequence ATGGATTGGAATCGTGTCGAAGGAAATTGGAAGCAGGCGAAGGGCAAAATCAAGGAGCAGTGGGGCAAACTCACTGACGACGATCTCGACCAGATCGCCGGCAAGCGGGATCAGCTGGAAGGCAAGATCCAGGAGCGCTACGGCATCGAAAAGGACCGTATCAGAAACGATGTCGATGATTGGTATGGCCGCCAGACTTGGTAA
- a CDS encoding DUF3237 domain-containing protein: protein MTLQSRPLFKLFMTLHPALELGQTPAGGRRIFSVSGGYFEGERLKGEVSPLIGSDLLLARADGTFQQDARLLLVADDGDLILMTYRGIRRSTPAVDERLALGETVDTSEYYLRTTPYFETAAPRHAWLNQIVAVAQGGRCPGGVEYDVFEIL from the coding sequence ATGACCCTGCAATCTCGGCCCTTATTCAAACTTTTCATGACACTTCATCCGGCCCTGGAGCTCGGCCAGACGCCGGCCGGAGGCCGCCGCATATTTTCCGTTTCCGGTGGATATTTTGAGGGCGAGCGCCTGAAAGGCGAAGTGTCGCCGCTGATCGGCTCCGATCTGCTGCTTGCGCGTGCAGACGGCACGTTTCAGCAGGATGCCAGGCTCCTGCTCGTCGCCGATGACGGCGATCTGATCTTGATGACCTATCGCGGCATCAGGCGCTCCACCCCGGCCGTTGACGAGCGTCTGGCGCTCGGCGAAACGGTCGACACCTCCGAATATTATCTGCGGACAACGCCCTATTTCGAGACGGCCGCGCCACGGCACGCGTGGCTCAACCAAATCGTCGCGGTTGCGCAGGGCGGACGGTGTCCGGGCGGCGTTGAGTATGACGTATTTGAAATTCTCTAA
- a CDS encoding LysR family transcriptional regulator → MRPPLESLRILEACVSAGSFARAAERLCLTPAAVSLRIRSLETELGQPLFQRAGRRVVPTAAAAVLAGRIRAALDGIAGALDAFQAAMPPLRLTAPPTFASRWLAPRLSRYHSVGTSPIEVDVSADIRDPSAFDVAIRTGRGGWEGLDEYRLAPVEATPMLAPSLLGTRTLHGPDELTDFELLPHPDWHAWFQGAQSETPPALRFAMVDYPTHELDASAAVAGVGVALLSPSMFRPFLDKGVLIAPFPYVLTGPAWHFALMRTGDSRLAPRQLCAWLCERAHEPA, encoded by the coding sequence ATGCGGCCGCCGTTGGAGTCCTTGCGAATTCTGGAAGCGTGCGTTTCTGCCGGCAGCTTTGCCCGCGCGGCCGAGCGTTTATGCCTCACCCCAGCGGCCGTCAGCCTGCGTATCCGGTCGTTGGAGACCGAACTTGGTCAGCCGCTGTTCCAGCGTGCCGGGCGCCGCGTTGTCCCGACGGCTGCTGCCGCTGTTCTGGCCGGCCGAATTCGGGCGGCATTGGATGGCATCGCCGGCGCGCTTGATGCGTTCCAGGCGGCCATGCCACCGCTCCGGCTGACGGCGCCTCCGACATTTGCATCGCGCTGGCTCGCACCGCGGCTGTCCCGCTATCACTCAGTGGGAACATCACCGATCGAGGTCGACGTCTCCGCCGATATTCGCGATCCCAGCGCATTTGACGTCGCCATACGGACGGGGCGTGGCGGATGGGAAGGGCTTGACGAATATCGGCTCGCTCCGGTTGAGGCAACTCCGATGCTGGCGCCCTCACTGCTTGGAACGAGAACCCTGCACGGGCCGGATGAGCTGACGGATTTCGAGCTTTTGCCGCATCCGGATTGGCATGCCTGGTTCCAGGGCGCTCAAAGCGAGACGCCGCCGGCTCTGCGGTTTGCGATGGTCGATTATCCCACGCACGAATTGGACGCCAGTGCGGCGGTGGCAGGTGTCGGCGTGGCGCTGTTGTCGCCGTCCATGTTTCGACCGTTTTTGGACAAGGGAGTGCTGATCGCACCCTTCCCATATGTGCTGACCGGGCCGGCCTGGCATTTCGCGTTAATGCGCACCGGCGACTCCCGCCTCGCGCCCAGGCAGCTCTGCGCATGGCTTTGTGAGCGGGCTCACGAGCCAGCCTGA
- a CDS encoding FAD-dependent monooxygenase, whose product MEHAVVIAGGGPTGLMLAGELALAGVDVAIIERRPNQEIVGSRAGGLSARTLEVLDQRGIVDRFLAEGQIAQVTGFAVTRLDISDFPTRHNYGLALRQKHIERILAGWVGELPVPIYRGRELTSFQQDDTGVTIERSDGASLRAGYLVGCDGGRSLVRKMAGIEFPGWDATTSNILAEAEMEEEPPLGVHRTALGMHAFGREEYEIRDGKVVFASEGPINVMVTEKNAGATSEPTLGDLKEGLIAACGTDYGIHGLTWISRFTDMSRQASAYRKGRVLLAGDAAHVHSPVGGQGLNTGVQDAVNLGWKLAQVVKCISPESLLDTYHAERHPVAARVLRTTMAQVALQRTDDRTEALRDVVLELLAMQEPRKRIAAEMSGLAIHYDLGDGHPLLGRRMPDLDLTTLDGPLRAYTLLQNARPMLVNLGTPGSLDITPWSDRVQLVDAGCDGAWELPGLGAVSAPTAILIRPDGYVAWVGEGTQDGLREAMNSWFGAPG is encoded by the coding sequence ATGGAGCATGCAGTCGTTATTGCCGGAGGGGGGCCGACCGGCCTGATGCTGGCGGGCGAATTGGCCTTGGCGGGCGTCGATGTCGCCATCATCGAACGCCGGCCGAACCAGGAGATCGTCGGTTCGCGCGCCGGCGGTCTGAGCGCGCGCACGCTCGAGGTTCTCGACCAGCGCGGCATCGTCGACCGGTTCCTGGCGGAGGGCCAGATCGCCCAGGTCACCGGATTTGCGGTCACGCGGCTGGATATCAGCGATTTTCCGACCCGGCATAATTATGGTCTGGCGCTGCGGCAGAAGCATATTGAGCGCATTCTGGCCGGATGGGTCGGCGAGTTGCCGGTGCCGATCTATCGCGGCCGCGAACTGACGTCCTTTCAGCAGGACGACACCGGCGTCACCATCGAACGCTCCGATGGGGCTTCGTTGAGGGCAGGTTATCTCGTCGGCTGCGATGGCGGCCGCAGTCTGGTTCGCAAGATGGCCGGCATTGAATTTCCAGGATGGGATGCGACGACCAGCAACATTCTCGCCGAGGCCGAGATGGAGGAGGAGCCGCCACTCGGCGTCCATCGCACCGCGCTCGGCATGCATGCCTTCGGCCGGGAGGAATATGAAATTCGCGACGGCAAGGTCGTCTTTGCCAGCGAAGGTCCGATCAATGTCATGGTGACGGAAAAGAATGCCGGCGCCACGAGCGAACCGACGCTCGGCGATCTCAAAGAAGGCCTGATCGCCGCATGCGGAACGGATTACGGAATCCATGGTCTGACCTGGATTTCCAGGTTCACCGACATGTCGCGGCAGGCGTCGGCCTACCGCAAGGGCCGCGTTCTCCTGGCTGGCGATGCCGCGCATGTGCATTCTCCGGTGGGCGGGCAGGGCCTCAATACCGGTGTGCAGGATGCCGTGAATCTGGGCTGGAAGCTGGCCCAGGTGGTGAAGTGCATATCGCCGGAAAGCTTGCTCGACACCTACCACGCCGAGCGCCATCCAGTGGCCGCCCGCGTGTTGCGGACGACGATGGCACAGGTCGCCTTGCAACGGACCGATGACCGAACCGAAGCCCTGCGGGACGTGGTCTTGGAGCTGCTCGCCATGCAGGAGCCGCGCAAAAGGATCGCCGCCGAAATGTCCGGCCTGGCCATCCACTACGACCTTGGCGACGGGCATCCGCTGCTCGGCCGCCGCATGCCCGACCTCGACCTCACCACGCTCGATGGCCCCTTGCGCGCCTATACGCTGCTCCAAAATGCGCGGCCGATGCTCGTGAATCTCGGCACGCCCGGCAGTCTCGACATCACGCCGTGGTCAGACCGCGTCCAGCTGGTTGACGCCGGCTGTGATGGTGCGTGGGAGCTGCCTGGGCTGGGTGCGGTCTCTGCACCGACTGCAATTTTGATCCGACCCGATGGCTATGTCGCGTGGGTCGGTGAGGGGACGCAGGATGGTCTGCGCGAGGCGATGAACAGCTGGTTCGGAGCGCCAGGCTGA
- a CDS encoding Fic family protein — protein MVRYNAVEDPLCYPGTHVLVNKADIEDQDQLDQFEQLMFDSRATESLPNGNLDFAHYGALHYHFFQDVYGWAGNIRTIRTGKGDNWFGFPEYIEAEAKRLFAQLASRGYLATAETKDAFAEGSAWFLGEINAIHPFREGNGRIQLVFLTMLARNAGYEVDEGELRPGPFLQAMIKSFHRELAPLVNEIRRMI, from the coding sequence GTGGTCCGCTACAATGCCGTCGAGGACCCGCTCTGTTATCCGGGCACTCACGTCCTGGTCAATAAAGCCGATATCGAAGATCAGGATCAGCTTGACCAATTCGAGCAGCTCATGTTCGACTCTCGTGCCACGGAATCCCTCCCGAACGGCAACTTGGATTTCGCGCATTATGGCGCGCTACACTACCATTTTTTCCAGGATGTATACGGCTGGGCCGGGAATATTCGTACCATCCGCACAGGCAAGGGTGACAACTGGTTCGGTTTTCCCGAATACATCGAGGCGGAGGCCAAACGACTGTTTGCTCAATTGGCAAGCCGCGGATATCTCGCAACGGCCGAAACAAAGGACGCCTTTGCCGAAGGTTCCGCATGGTTTTTGGGGGAAATCAACGCGATCCATCCATTCCGTGAGGGCAATGGACGTATCCAGCTGGTCTTCCTCACGATGCTGGCGCGCAATGCAGGATATGAGGTCGATGAAGGCGAACTACGCCCTGGGCCGTTTCTACAAGCGATGATCAAAAGCTTCCACCGCGAGCTGGCACCTCTTGTCAACGAAATCCGGCGAATGATTTAG